In a single window of the Thiohalophilus sp. genome:
- the ispC gene encoding 1-deoxy-D-xylulose-5-phosphate reductoisomerase gives MKQVTLLGATGSIGLSTLDVIARHPDQFSVFALTANTQVERLYQQCRAYQPEYAVMVDPQAAEQLQQKLQQAALDTRVLAGIDGLIQVASDKRTDYVMAAIVGAAGLQPTLAAARAGKRVLLANKEALVMSGRLFMDAIKENQAELLPIDSEHNAIFQCIPGRLAGNVKELGVRRILLTGSGGPFRQTPLSQLGAVTPEQAVAHPNWDMGRKISVDSATMMNKGLELIEACWLFDAVPDFIQIVVHPQSVVHSMVEYNDGSVLAQLGQPDMRTPIAHAMAWPARMDSGVDRLDLFDVAHLDFERPDYERFPCLQLAEHAARQSGTAPTILNAANEVAVQAFLDNGLGFTGIADVVKSVLNVMSSRDASDLDTILADDEQARQYAHEYIHQAHTRVK, from the coding sequence ATGAAACAGGTGACCCTGCTTGGCGCAACCGGTTCGATTGGTCTGAGTACACTGGATGTCATTGCGCGCCATCCGGATCAATTTTCCGTGTTTGCACTTACCGCCAATACCCAGGTCGAGCGCCTGTACCAGCAATGTCGCGCATATCAACCCGAATATGCGGTCATGGTCGACCCGCAGGCTGCAGAACAATTGCAACAAAAGCTGCAGCAAGCCGCTCTGGATACGCGGGTATTGGCCGGTATCGACGGATTGATTCAAGTGGCATCGGATAAGCGTACCGATTATGTGATGGCTGCTATTGTCGGTGCCGCCGGCCTGCAGCCAACACTTGCGGCTGCACGGGCCGGTAAACGGGTGCTGTTGGCCAATAAGGAAGCACTGGTAATGTCCGGCAGATTGTTCATGGACGCGATCAAGGAAAACCAGGCAGAGCTGTTACCTATTGATAGTGAACATAATGCGATTTTTCAATGCATACCGGGCAGGCTCGCAGGCAATGTCAAAGAGCTCGGCGTCAGGCGAATTTTGTTGACCGGCTCCGGCGGACCGTTTCGTCAAACACCATTGAGTCAACTTGGCGCAGTTACCCCGGAACAGGCAGTTGCACATCCGAATTGGGATATGGGGCGCAAAATATCGGTTGATTCAGCAACCATGATGAATAAGGGGCTGGAGCTTATCGAAGCCTGTTGGTTGTTTGACGCTGTGCCCGATTTTATCCAGATCGTCGTACATCCTCAAAGTGTCGTGCATTCGATGGTAGAGTATAATGACGGTTCGGTCCTGGCCCAGTTGGGTCAGCCGGATATGCGCACCCCGATCGCCCATGCCATGGCCTGGCCGGCGCGCATGGATTCCGGGGTCGACAGGCTTGATCTGTTTGATGTAGCGCACCTGGATTTTGAAAGGCCGGATTATGAACGTTTTCCCTGTCTGCAACTGGCGGAACACGCCGCCCGACAGAGTGGTACTGCTCCGACTATCCTGAATGCCGCCAATGAGGTTGCGGTACAGGCATTTCTGGATAACGGGCTGGGTTTTACTGGTATTGCTGATGTAGTTAAATCTGTACTCAATGTCATGAGCAGCCGCGATGCGAGCGATTTGGATACCATCCTGGCGGATGATGAGCAGGCGCGGCAGTATGCGCATGAATATATTCATCAAGCCCACACCAGAGTTAAATAA
- a CDS encoding phosphatidate cytidylyltransferase translates to MLKQRVLTALILAPLTIWALFALPETGFIILLLAIFSLAAWELGGLAGLSQPGPRLFYVVGMFALMGATVFYATLQDRILDILYLVIAAFWLLAFAGLFYFYHHTVSRSDFSLFRLLAGIGIVLGPFVALLVLRHREPFGPQWVMYLLLLIWVADSGAYFAGRAFGRHKLLYNVSPGKSWEGVAGGLLSCLLMALIAGWWFKLVGSAYLWFIAISLLVVVFSVAGDLVVSLFKRQAGVKDSGHILPGHGGIMDRIDSLTAAAPVFAGGLFLLELSA, encoded by the coding sequence ATGCTTAAGCAACGGGTGTTGACCGCGTTAATTCTGGCTCCGCTGACGATATGGGCCCTTTTTGCGCTACCGGAAACGGGTTTCATCATATTATTGCTGGCGATTTTTTCTCTGGCCGCCTGGGAGCTGGGTGGCCTGGCCGGGTTATCGCAACCGGGTCCGCGACTGTTTTACGTGGTTGGTATGTTTGCGCTAATGGGCGCGACAGTTTTTTACGCTACATTACAGGATCGCATTCTGGATATTCTCTACCTGGTGATTGCCGCCTTCTGGTTGTTGGCTTTCGCTGGTCTATTTTATTTTTATCATCATACGGTAAGTCGTTCAGATTTCAGCCTGTTCCGACTGTTAGCCGGGATCGGGATTGTTCTTGGTCCGTTTGTCGCCTTGCTGGTATTGCGTCACCGCGAACCCTTCGGCCCGCAGTGGGTGATGTATCTGCTGTTGTTGATCTGGGTTGCCGATAGCGGGGCCTATTTTGCCGGCCGTGCCTTTGGGCGGCATAAACTGCTGTATAACGTCAGCCCCGGTAAAAGCTGGGAAGGGGTGGCCGGTGGGTTGCTGAGCTGTTTATTGATGGCGTTGATCGCCGGGTGGTGGTTTAAGCTGGTCGGGTCGGCTTATCTGTGGTTTATTGCGATCAGCCTGTTGGTGGTGGTGTTCTCCGTCGCGGGTGATCTGGTAGTAAGTCTGTTTAAACGTCAGGCCGGCGTCAAGGATAGCGGGCACATCCTTCCCGGTCATGGTGGCATTATGGATCGCATTGACAGCCTGACCGCCGCCGCACCGGTTTTTGCCGGTGGCCTCTTTCTGCTGGAGTTGAGCGCATGA
- a CDS encoding isoprenyl transferase, producing the protein MSSMPQDISNEERDGYVSLPRHVAIIMDGNGRWAQQRHLPRFAGHRAGVESVREIVRACGEKGIQVLTLFAFSSENWRRPQKEVGLLMDLFLTALEHEAKKLHKNEVQLRIIGDTSAFPEKIRKRIREAESLTADNNRLILNIAANYGGKWDITQAVQHLVRQVQQGELTPEQIDAERIAGQLNMHDLPEPDLFIRTGGEQRISNFLIWQLAYTELYFTDILWPDFNRNELEQALSSFADRQRRFGRTGEQVEQLKHA; encoded by the coding sequence ATGAGCAGTATGCCCCAGGATATCAGTAATGAGGAGCGCGATGGCTATGTGAGCCTGCCTCGTCATGTCGCCATCATCATGGATGGTAATGGCCGCTGGGCACAGCAACGTCATTTGCCGCGGTTTGCCGGCCATCGGGCCGGGGTGGAATCCGTGCGTGAAATTGTCCGGGCTTGCGGCGAGAAAGGCATACAGGTTCTGACGCTGTTTGCTTTTTCCAGCGAAAACTGGCGGCGACCCCAGAAGGAAGTCGGTTTGTTGATGGACCTGTTTCTGACCGCGCTGGAACATGAGGCCAAGAAATTACACAAAAACGAAGTGCAACTGCGCATCATTGGTGACACCAGTGCCTTTCCCGAAAAGATCCGTAAACGCATCCGCGAGGCTGAATCCCTCACCGCTGATAATAACCGGTTGATCCTGAATATTGCCGCCAATTACGGCGGTAAATGGGATATTACCCAGGCTGTTCAGCATCTTGTCCGGCAGGTACAGCAAGGTGAACTGACGCCGGAGCAAATTGATGCCGAGCGGATTGCCGGGCAACTCAATATGCATGATTTGCCGGAACCCGATCTGTTTATTCGCACCGGTGGCGAACAGCGCATCAGTAATTTCCTGATCTGGCAACTGGCCTATACCGAACTCTATTTTACCGATATCTTGTGGCCGGACTTTAACCGCAATGAGCTGGAGCAGGCACTGTCCTCGTTCGCAGATCGACAACGTCGTTTTGGCCGCACCGGTGAACAGGTGGAGCAGCTTAAACATGCTTAA
- the frr gene encoding ribosome recycling factor — protein MINDIKKDAESRMGKSVEALKTELTKLRTGRAHTSLLDHVMVEYYGSQVPLNQVASISVGDARTLTVQPWEKPMVQKVEKAILESDLGLNPATAGEVIRVPLPTLTEERRKDMIRIVRQEGENTRVAIRNIRRDAISDFKSLLKDKEITEDEEHKAEEDIQKLTDKYIAKVDEALEAKEKDLMEI, from the coding sequence ATGATTAATGATATTAAAAAAGATGCAGAAAGCCGCATGGGCAAAAGTGTCGAGGCCTTGAAGACCGAACTGACCAAGCTGCGGACCGGTCGGGCTCATACCAGCCTGCTGGACCATGTCATGGTGGAATATTACGGATCACAGGTTCCTTTGAACCAGGTCGCGAGTATCTCTGTTGGTGATGCGCGGACGCTGACGGTTCAGCCCTGGGAAAAACCCATGGTGCAAAAGGTCGAAAAAGCGATTCTTGAATCGGACCTGGGGCTGAATCCGGCCACGGCCGGCGAGGTCATTCGGGTGCCATTGCCCACGCTGACGGAAGAGCGGCGTAAGGATATGATCCGTATTGTTCGTCAGGAAGGGGAAAACACCCGCGTTGCGATTCGAAATATCCGTCGCGATGCGATCAGTGATTTTAAAAGCCTGTTGAAGGATAAAGAGATCACTGAAGATGAAGAACACAAGGCAGAAGAAGACATACAAAAACTCACGGACAAATATATTGCCAAAGTCGATGAGGCGCTGGAAGCGAAAGAAAAAGATCTCATGGAGATCTGA
- the pyrH gene encoding UMP kinase translates to MAKTPIYKRILLKLSGEALMGEHEYGIDPAVINSIAADVKEINQAGVQVAMVIGGGNIFRGVNLASEGMDRVTADHMGMLATVINALALQDAIKRQELQVRVMSALPIHTVCEDYIRLRAIRHLEKNRVVVFAAGTGNPFFTTDTAASLRGIEIGADVVVKGTKVDGVYSADPVKDPSAKRFEKLGYDQVIEQKLAVMDTTAIVLCRDNNIPIRVFNMTKPGALMRLVMGESEGTLVE, encoded by the coding sequence ATGGCCAAGACACCTATATATAAACGCATACTGCTCAAACTGAGCGGCGAGGCCCTGATGGGCGAGCATGAATACGGCATCGATCCGGCGGTGATCAATAGCATCGCCGCGGATGTCAAGGAAATCAATCAGGCTGGTGTTCAGGTAGCCATGGTTATCGGCGGCGGTAATATCTTCCGTGGCGTCAATCTGGCATCCGAAGGAATGGATCGGGTTACCGCCGATCATATGGGTATGCTGGCGACGGTCATTAATGCCCTGGCGCTGCAGGATGCGATAAAGCGTCAGGAGCTCCAGGTACGGGTCATGTCGGCCTTGCCTATCCATACGGTATGCGAGGATTACATCCGTTTACGGGCGATTCGCCATCTGGAAAAAAATCGGGTCGTTGTATTTGCGGCCGGTACCGGTAATCCTTTTTTTACCACTGATACGGCGGCCAGTCTGCGTGGCATTGAGATCGGCGCCGATGTGGTGGTCAAGGGAACCAAGGTGGATGGTGTCTATTCCGCTGATCCGGTCAAGGACCCCTCCGCCAAACGGTTTGAAAAACTGGGATATGACCAGGTCATCGAACAGAAGCTGGCGGTAATGGATACCACGGCGATTGTTTTATGCCGGGACAACAATATCCCGATTCGCGTATTTAATATGACCAAACCCGGTGCTCTCATGCGCCTGGTGATGGGTGAGAGTGAAGGCACGCTGGTTGAGTAG
- the tsf gene encoding translation elongation factor Ts: MAITAAMVKELRERTGAGMMECKKALVETDGDLDAAIEQMRKSGMAKADKKAGRTAAEGLVAIKVTPDNKTAAIVEVNCETDFVTKGEDFQNLVNNVAERVLADKPADLDALMAMPISDSDSTSIEETRKALIAKIGENMAVRRFEVIEAKGTLSHYMHGSRIGVVVDLEGGDDQLGKDLAMHIAASSPVCVSEGNVPGDVIEKEKEIFSSQAAESGKPADIIEKMVEGRIKKFLKEVTLLGQPFVKDADQTVEQLLKSAGATVHRFVRFEVGEGIEKKQENFAEEVMAQAKN, translated from the coding sequence ATGGCAATTACAGCTGCAATGGTTAAGGAACTGCGCGAACGTACCGGCGCGGGCATGATGGAATGTAAAAAAGCTCTGGTTGAAACTGACGGCGATCTTGATGCGGCCATTGAGCAGATGCGCAAGTCCGGCATGGCGAAAGCCGACAAGAAGGCCGGCCGCACCGCCGCCGAGGGTCTGGTTGCAATCAAGGTCACCCCTGACAACAAGACCGCCGCGATTGTGGAAGTTAACTGCGAAACCGATTTTGTCACCAAAGGCGAAGATTTCCAGAATCTGGTAAACAATGTGGCTGAGCGTGTACTGGCTGACAAGCCGGCCGATCTGGATGCCCTGATGGCCATGCCGATCAGTGACAGTGACAGCACCAGCATCGAAGAAACTCGCAAGGCCTTGATCGCCAAAATCGGCGAAAATATGGCTGTGCGTCGATTCGAAGTCATTGAAGCCAAAGGAACATTAAGTCATTACATGCACGGCAGCCGTATCGGTGTGGTGGTTGATCTGGAAGGCGGAGATGACCAGTTAGGCAAGGATCTGGCCATGCATATCGCCGCCAGCAGCCCGGTCTGCGTTTCCGAGGGAAATGTGCCCGGCGATGTGATCGAAAAGGAAAAAGAAATCTTTTCCTCCCAGGCGGCCGAAAGCGGCAAGCCGGCTGATATTATTGAGAAAATGGTCGAGGGGCGTATCAAGAAGTTCCTGAAAGAAGTAACGCTTCTGGGCCAACCTTTCGTCAAGGATGCAGACCAGACCGTGGAGCAGCTGCTTAAGTCCGCAGGGGCGACTGTACACCGTTTTGTCCGCTTTGAGGTTGGCGAAGGTATCGAGAAGAAACAGGAGAACTTCGCCGAGGAGGTTATGGCTCAGGCGAAGAACTAA
- the map gene encoding type I methionyl aminopeptidase, with protein sequence MSVSVKTPEQIEKMRTAGRLAAEVLEMIEPHVQAGVTTAELDRICHDYIVNEQQAIPAPLNYHGFPKSVCTSVNHVVCHGIPNEKRLKKGDVINIDVTVIKDGFHGDTSKMFFVGEPSIQARRLANTAYECLKIGIDMVRPGLPLRDIGRAIQQYAEQQNYSVVREYCGHGIGENFHEEPQVLHYDDPRTTLVLETGMTFTIEPMINAGKRQTKVLKDGWTVVTKDHALSAQWEHTILVTGDGHEVLTRRGEENF encoded by the coding sequence ATGAGTGTCAGCGTTAAAACCCCCGAACAAATCGAAAAAATGCGCACCGCCGGCCGTCTCGCCGCCGAGGTACTGGAAATGATCGAACCCCATGTCCAGGCCGGCGTCACCACGGCCGAGCTGGATCGGATCTGTCATGACTACATTGTCAACGAACAACAGGCTATCCCCGCGCCGCTCAATTATCACGGTTTCCCCAAATCGGTCTGCACCTCGGTCAATCATGTAGTCTGCCACGGCATACCCAACGAAAAGCGGCTGAAAAAAGGGGATGTCATCAATATCGACGTGACTGTCATCAAGGACGGCTTCCACGGCGATACCAGCAAGATGTTCTTTGTCGGCGAGCCTTCGATTCAGGCCCGCCGGCTGGCCAACACCGCGTATGAGTGTCTGAAAATCGGCATCGATATGGTCAGGCCGGGGCTGCCCCTGCGCGATATTGGCCGCGCTATCCAGCAATACGCCGAGCAGCAGAACTACAGCGTGGTGCGCGAATATTGCGGCCACGGCATCGGTGAGAACTTCCACGAGGAGCCGCAGGTGCTGCACTATGACGATCCGCGCACCACACTGGTGCTCGAGACCGGTATGACCTTCACCATCGAGCCGATGATCAATGCCGGCAAGCGCCAGACCAAGGTGCTCAAGGACGGCTGGACCGTGGTCACCAAGGATCACGCCCTCTCCGCCCAGTGGGAACATACCATTCTGGTGACCGGGGACGGCCATGAAGTGCTGACCCGCCGGGGCGAGGAAAATTTTTAA
- the glnD gene encoding [protein-PII] uridylyltransferase, producing MTASLVPVDADLFNAEAFDTALQETNSPLPLFRDALQTAHEELARRFYAGRAATELVTSRAGLIDTLLQRAWKLYFEPGDPGIALLAVGGYGRGELHPASDVDLMLLLAEAPEPYHTAIEGFLTFLWDIGLEVGQSVRTLNECQQEATRDITIATNLQEARLLIGPSALFEQQKALCGPQQIWPSREFFEAKLQEQEQRHEKFNDTAYNLEPNIKEGPGGLRDIQIIGWVAKRHYNAENLSELVNHGFLTENEYQTLHEGQAFLWQVRFGLHLIAGRREDRLLFDHQRELARHFGYRDNFKGLAVEQFMKQYYRTIMELGRLNEMLLQLFKEEILLTKEQAEPISLNKRFQARKGYLEVRDDNIFVHYPFALLEVFLILMQHPELNGVRANTIRLIRDHTHLIDGSFRADLRNRSLFMEIVRYGHGFTHALRRMHRYGVLAAYLPLFGRIVGQMQHDLFHVYTVDEHTLMVIRNLRRFTVPEYFHEFPLCSEIMQRIPKQELLLLAALFHDIAKGRGGDHSTLGATDAHEFCRNHGLSRYDTNLVAWLVKNHLLMSSTAQRKDISDPEIVHEFAEQVGDMVYLNYLYLLTVADIRGTSEHVWNSWKDALLQELYHATMRALRRGLKNPLVQSELVQERRAAAAELLESDDVHNVLINQLWDNLGDEYFLRYFPDEIVWHTQAILNTDLEDLPVILFREQSRRGGTEIFIYTRDHPNLFALITSVLSQSGMTVVDARILASRDGYTLDTFQFLDSSGEPVRDSQRNSEIRNKLYHLLRHPGQEAPEITRRLPRQAKHFKIPTEIHYEDDGERTIMHVKTYDRPGLLSNIGSVFYTHDIQLHNAKIATFGERVEDIFEITSSNDRPLTAEQKETLRVSTLEQLEE from the coding sequence ATGACTGCTTCGCTGGTCCCGGTCGACGCGGACCTGTTCAATGCCGAAGCTTTCGACACGGCGCTGCAGGAAACGAACTCTCCCCTGCCCCTGTTTCGCGACGCCCTGCAAACCGCCCACGAGGAACTGGCGCGGCGTTTTTACGCCGGCCGGGCCGCCACCGAACTGGTCACCTCCCGGGCCGGCCTGATCGATACCCTCTTGCAGCGCGCCTGGAAACTCTATTTCGAGCCCGGCGATCCCGGGATCGCCCTGCTGGCCGTGGGGGGCTACGGGCGCGGCGAACTGCATCCGGCTTCCGACGTGGATCTGATGCTGTTACTGGCCGAGGCGCCCGAGCCGTATCACACGGCCATCGAAGGTTTTCTCACCTTTCTCTGGGACATCGGTCTGGAAGTGGGTCAGAGCGTGCGTACACTCAATGAATGCCAGCAGGAGGCGACCCGCGACATCACTATCGCCACCAACCTGCAGGAAGCCCGGCTATTGATTGGCCCCTCGGCACTGTTTGAACAGCAAAAGGCCCTGTGTGGCCCGCAACAGATCTGGCCCAGCCGGGAGTTTTTCGAGGCCAAGCTGCAGGAGCAGGAGCAACGCCATGAAAAGTTCAATGATACGGCCTACAACCTCGAACCCAACATCAAGGAAGGCCCCGGCGGTCTGCGCGACATCCAGATCATCGGCTGGGTCGCCAAGCGTCATTACAATGCCGAGAATCTGAGTGAGCTGGTTAACCACGGCTTTCTCACCGAAAACGAATACCAGACCCTGCATGAAGGACAGGCGTTTCTCTGGCAGGTTCGTTTCGGCCTGCACCTGATCGCCGGACGCCGGGAGGATCGCCTGCTGTTCGATCATCAACGGGAGCTGGCCCGGCATTTCGGTTATCGGGACAACTTCAAGGGACTGGCGGTCGAGCAGTTCATGAAGCAGTACTACCGCACGATCATGGAACTGGGCCGGCTGAATGAAATGCTCCTGCAGTTATTCAAAGAAGAAATACTACTGACCAAGGAACAGGCCGAGCCGATATCGCTGAATAAACGCTTTCAGGCTCGCAAGGGGTATCTGGAAGTCAGGGATGACAACATCTTTGTCCACTATCCCTTCGCCCTGCTGGAAGTATTTCTGATTTTAATGCAGCATCCGGAACTTAACGGTGTACGCGCCAATACCATTCGCCTGATCCGCGATCACACGCATCTGATCGATGGCAGCTTTCGAGCTGACCTGCGTAACCGCTCCCTGTTCATGGAAATCGTCCGTTACGGCCATGGTTTTACCCATGCACTGCGACGCATGCACCGTTATGGCGTGCTGGCCGCTTATCTGCCGCTGTTCGGTCGCATCGTCGGGCAGATGCAACATGATCTGTTTCATGTCTACACCGTCGACGAACATACCCTGATGGTGATCCGTAACCTGCGTCGCTTTACCGTGCCGGAATACTTTCATGAATTCCCATTGTGCAGCGAGATCATGCAACGCATCCCCAAACAGGAACTGTTACTCCTGGCCGCCCTGTTCCATGATATCGCCAAGGGTCGAGGTGGCGATCACTCCACTCTTGGTGCTACCGATGCGCACGAGTTTTGTCGAAATCATGGTTTGAGTCGATACGACACCAACCTGGTGGCCTGGCTGGTAAAAAATCATCTGTTAATGTCCTCCACGGCCCAGCGCAAGGACATCAGTGATCCCGAAATCGTGCATGAATTCGCCGAACAGGTTGGCGACATGGTGTACCTCAATTATCTCTATCTGTTAACCGTCGCCGATATTCGCGGCACCAGCGAACACGTCTGGAATTCCTGGAAAGATGCGCTGTTGCAGGAACTCTATCACGCGACCATGCGTGCTCTGCGCCGTGGTCTGAAAAACCCGCTGGTACAATCGGAACTGGTACAGGAACGTCGCGCAGCCGCCGCCGAGCTGCTGGAATCGGATGATGTACACAATGTGCTGATCAATCAGTTGTGGGATAATCTCGGTGATGAGTACTTTCTGCGTTATTTTCCCGACGAAATCGTCTGGCATACCCAGGCTATCCTCAATACTGATCTGGAAGATCTGCCAGTCATTCTGTTTCGCGAGCAAAGCCGTCGCGGCGGCACCGAGATCTTTATCTACACTCGTGACCATCCCAATTTGTTCGCCCTGATCACCTCGGTGCTGAGCCAGTCCGGCATGACCGTCGTCGATGCGCGCATTCTCGCCTCGCGAGACGGGTACACACTCGACACGTTCCAGTTTCTCGACAGTAGCGGTGAACCGGTACGCGACAGCCAGCGTAACAGTGAGATCCGCAACAAGCTCTATCACCTGCTGCGCCATCCAGGGCAGGAAGCGCCCGAGATCACCCGCCGTCTGCCACGCCAGGCGAAGCACTTCAAAATACCCACCGAGATTCATTACGAAGATGATGGCGAACGTACCATCATGCACGTCAAAACCTACGATCGTCCGGGGCTGTTATCGAATATAGGCTCGGTCTTTTATACACACGACATCCAGTTGCATAACGCCAAGATCGCCACCTTCGGTGAACGGGTCGAAGATATTTTTGAAATCACATCCAGTAATGATCGGCCATTGACAGCCGAGCAAAAAGAAACCCTGCGCGTTAGCACGCTCGAGCAACTGGAAGAATAG
- a CDS encoding porin, which produces MKSELKVIAAAVLTAACVSSPASANEVYGDVRLSLNSIDKADGTSSDSQDSNASRVGFKGSYKLDAGLKALYHIEAGIDAEPAGGGEENDMFSRRFGFAGLAGNFGKVLYGTLSSPYKMAGLKIDPFYDTAAGEAMGGKNYGLSGFTNGWFDNVLAYITPDMNGLQANAVMVMDDTDSNDHHYNYGVSYNQNGFSAGAQLLQVNTVGSEIDATRFTAGYKTDQWSVGASMENVDPEGLADTDYLYVAGTYSISAKNTLKLSYGDVDNDGTGLAAGMSHNLGKKTELYALYSDVDYDDTTLDNRTVISIGVSHKFSIGGN; this is translated from the coding sequence ATGAAATCTGAATTGAAAGTTATTGCCGCCGCGGTTCTTACCGCGGCGTGTGTTTCATCGCCGGCATCGGCCAATGAAGTCTACGGCGATGTCCGTCTGTCGTTAAACAGCATCGACAAGGCTGACGGGACCTCCAGCGACAGCCAGGACAGCAATGCCTCACGAGTCGGCTTCAAGGGCAGTTATAAGCTCGATGCTGGTTTGAAGGCGCTCTATCATATCGAGGCAGGAATTGATGCCGAACCTGCCGGCGGCGGTGAAGAAAATGACATGTTTAGCCGCCGCTTTGGCTTTGCCGGCCTTGCCGGGAATTTCGGTAAGGTGTTGTACGGCACTCTGTCCTCGCCCTACAAGATGGCCGGCCTGAAGATTGACCCTTTCTACGATACTGCAGCCGGTGAAGCCATGGGCGGTAAAAATTACGGCCTGTCCGGTTTTACCAATGGCTGGTTTGACAATGTGCTGGCCTATATCACGCCTGATATGAACGGTTTGCAGGCCAATGCAGTGATGGTAATGGATGATACTGATAGTAATGACCATCATTATAACTATGGGGTGAGCTATAACCAGAATGGTTTCAGTGCCGGCGCGCAGCTGCTTCAGGTTAATACCGTTGGTTCTGAAATTGATGCCACGCGCTTTACCGCCGGCTACAAGACGGATCAGTGGAGTGTCGGGGCGAGCATGGAAAATGTCGATCCCGAAGGTCTTGCTGACACGGATTATCTTTATGTTGCCGGTACTTATAGTATTTCCGCGAAAAACACCTTGAAGCTTTCTTACGGGGATGTGGACAATGACGGCACCGGTCTGGCGGCGGGTATGTCCCATAATCTGGGTAAAAAGACCGAACTTTACGCCCTCTACAGCGATGTGGACTATGATGACACAACTCTGGATAACCGCACGGTTATCTCGATTGGCGTCAGCCACAAGTTCAGTATCGGCGGCAATTAA
- a CDS encoding sigma-54 interaction domain-containing protein, with the protein MDQRRDSPTLLPSCKQLIDVFPEPFVIIGRDYRIQAANRHYLDQYRASEDQVVGSFCYKVSHHSDTPCRNHGEHCPLDEVFRTRRATHVIHVHYDSEGNEENVQLQATPILDNEGNVVAMSEAINRLGSPDEAKRKLLGHSPVMVRLTEILQRVAPTQTTVLLQGESGAGKECVAEYIHHNSNRADGPIVIVDSTTLGEHLVESELFGHERGAFTSANKRKLGLIESAHGGTLFIDEIGELSPALQTKLLRLLETSQIRRVGATEFIDVDIRIIAATHRDLREMVQQKQFREDLYFRLTAFPIHIPPLRERKEDIIGLAEYFLAKIPDTRHKPPLSPQIQSHLLNYDYPGNVRELRNIIERATILARNEPLSPEHFSFLNETAPQQQGSAESDEPMARHNNVLQRHRSDIDKEEILAVLQKHAGHRVSAARELGMSERTLYRHLQKIKSNSAIP; encoded by the coding sequence ATGGATCAGAGACGTGACTCGCCCACGTTACTGCCTTCCTGCAAACAATTAATCGACGTATTCCCCGAACCGTTTGTTATCATCGGCCGGGATTACCGGATCCAGGCAGCCAACCGGCACTATCTCGATCAGTATCGGGCCAGCGAAGACCAGGTTGTCGGCAGCTTCTGTTACAAGGTCTCCCATCATTCCGATACGCCCTGCCGGAACCACGGCGAACATTGCCCGCTTGATGAGGTCTTCAGAACCCGACGTGCCACGCACGTCATCCATGTCCACTATGATTCCGAGGGCAATGAGGAAAATGTCCAGCTGCAGGCCACGCCAATCCTCGACAACGAAGGTAATGTCGTGGCCATGAGCGAAGCCATTAACCGGCTTGGCTCCCCGGACGAGGCAAAACGTAAACTGCTGGGCCACTCCCCGGTCATGGTACGCCTGACCGAAATTCTGCAACGCGTGGCCCCTACCCAGACCACAGTCCTGTTACAGGGAGAAAGCGGGGCCGGCAAAGAGTGTGTTGCCGAATATATTCATCACAACTCCAACCGCGCCGATGGCCCGATTGTCATTGTCGATAGCACCACTTTGGGTGAGCATCTGGTTGAAAGCGAACTGTTTGGTCACGAACGGGGCGCCTTTACCAGTGCCAATAAACGCAAGCTGGGACTGATCGAGTCCGCCCACGGCGGTACCCTGTTCATTGATGAAATCGGCGAACTCTCCCCCGCTTTGCAAACCAAGCTGCTGCGTCTGCTGGAAACCAGCCAGATTCGACGGGTCGGCGCGACCGAGTTCATCGATGTCGATATCCGGATCATTGCCGCCACGCACCGGGATCTGCGGGAAATGGTTCAACAAAAGCAGTTCCGCGAGGATCTCTATTTCCGACTGACAGCGTTTCCCATTCATATCCCGCCGTTGCGCGAGCGCAAGGAAGATATTATCGGGCTGGCGGAATATTTTCTGGCGAAAATTCCGGATACCCGACACAAGCCGCCATTATCCCCCCAGATCCAGTCCCACCTGCTCAATTATGACTACCCGGGCAATGTCAGGGAACTTCGCAATATAATAGAACGCGCCACCATACTGGCCAGGAATGAACCCCTGTCACCGGAACACTTTTCCTTTTTGAACGAAACCGCGCCGCAACAACAAGGCTCTGCTGAATCAGACGAGCCCATGGCCAGGCATAACAATGTATTACAACGTCACCGTTCTGATATTGACAAGGAAGAGATTCTGGCTGTTTTGCAAAAGCACGCCGGTCATCGCGTCAGTGCCGCCCGCGAGCTTGGCATGAGCGAGCGCACGCTGTACCGACATCTGCAAAAGATCAAATCTAACTCCGCGATTCCATAA